A single genomic interval of Arachis duranensis cultivar V14167 chromosome 7, aradu.V14167.gnm2.J7QH, whole genome shotgun sequence harbors:
- the LOC107459013 gene encoding uncharacterized protein LOC107459013 yields the protein MPAYIKYMKELLPRKSSLKGGQTIVMNKECSALIQPELPTKRKDPGSFYIPCAIGETMFDKGLCDLGASINLMPLSLMKRLQINEIMPIDVVIRLADKTQKQAIRVVENVLVKVGKYFLPTDFVILDMEDSRTHPIILGRPFLATARALINVERGELILRIHDEQLTFNVFKCSQETDQENNEPRKD from the coding sequence ATGCCGGCATACATCAAATATATGAAGGAGCTGCTTCCCAGGAAAAGTTCACTCAAGGGAGGGCAAACTATAGTGATGAATAAAGAGTGTAGCGCTCTCATTCAACCAGAGTTGCCTACAAAAAGAaaggacccagggagtttcTACATTccctgtgccataggagaaaccaTGTTTGATAAAGGACTCTGTgatttgggagcaagcatcaacttaatgcccttaTCCCTTATGAAGAGGctgcagatcaatgagataaTGCCCATAGATGTAGTCATCAGGCTGGccgacaaaactcaaaaacaagcaaTAAGAGTGGTGGAaaacgtgttggtaaaggttgggaAATACTTcctcccaacagactttgtcataTTGGACATGGAAGATAGTCGCACtcacccaatcatattgggaagaccatttctagctacaGCCAGAGCTCTCATAAATGTGGAGCGAGGGGAGCTAATTCTGAGGATCCATGATGAACAGCTCaccttcaatgttttcaaatGCTCACAAGAAACAGATCAAGAGAACAATGAACCAAGGAAAGATTAA